Proteins encoded in a region of the Paenibacillus sp. W2I17 genome:
- a CDS encoding nitrous oxide reductase accessory protein NosL has product MNKGLNRRWTLVMVLMFGMVLLTACGTKYAALPINEDVDICAICKMQVKDDAYATQLTTKDGQNYKFDDIGCMNQWKTENGTDNIGMDYVRDYNDKEWIEYSKATYVYDASLRTPMAYGILNFKDKPSAEAFIAEQGVGTIMTAEDLASHDWKQNTENMDMMGEHGHGEHGHDDEGDSNEMHQEGEKKEESGH; this is encoded by the coding sequence ATGAACAAAGGCTTGAACAGAAGATGGACATTGGTCATGGTACTTATGTTTGGCATGGTATTGTTAACCGCTTGCGGAACAAAATACGCGGCATTGCCGATCAATGAAGACGTGGACATCTGTGCGATCTGTAAAATGCAGGTGAAGGACGACGCATATGCAACACAGCTCACTACGAAAGACGGCCAAAATTACAAGTTCGATGATATCGGCTGCATGAACCAGTGGAAAACAGAAAATGGCACAGATAACATCGGTATGGACTATGTACGTGATTATAATGACAAGGAATGGATTGAATACAGCAAAGCCACGTATGTATACGACGCTTCATTACGTACGCCTATGGCCTATGGAATTCTTAACTTTAAGGACAAGCCCTCGGCTGAAGCTTTCATTGCAGAGCAAGGTGTGGGAACCATTATGACCGCTGAGGATCTTGCTTCTCATGACTGGAAGCAGAACACAGAGAATATGGACATGATGGGTGAACATGGGCATGGTGAGCACGGACATGATGATGAAGGAGACAGTAATGAGATGCACCAGGAAGGTGAGAAGAAAGAAGAGTCAGGCCACTAG
- a CDS encoding nitrous oxide reductase family maturation protein NosD has translation MSNPWAGLDAFNSCKKSRVTGLIFLLGMMLLLLSLPHGAVMASSGHRDLIPLQPMIDRSVPGEVIELTSGRYSGPVTIDKNITIQGDPTVIVVNAEATSTIMIRSDGVKLSGFTIEHDSNEQTAAIQVEGKNSEITDLHIQTQGYGMIIRNSSHATIQRNNITWIGADSASSGQKGNGIDLYNSHDSYIEANEITSMRDGIYLENSRKSIVQNNRLLHTRYGIHCMYIDGSTVMDNTGEENMTGAMIMGVKNTVISGNSFRKQSTNVHSQGILLYDVHQSSVHNNVVEGNRVGMNIAESSGNEIRGNAVLRNFVGIQLVLAEANEFTRNRLVSNVIEASALDSPNNVLMENYWDSFQGLDLNQDGISEISYAINPFYEQLVSRNSAYQLFFQSPGMVFLSELFTEGREQWTTDKSPRMSMDTESDLHMSVESATGSKMVWMFGLVLLGMATFIIIYMGVLRR, from the coding sequence ATGAGTAATCCTTGGGCAGGCTTGGATGCATTCAACAGTTGTAAGAAGAGTCGGGTTACAGGTTTAATTTTTCTACTCGGAATGATGTTGCTTCTACTATCCCTTCCGCATGGTGCAGTCATGGCCTCTTCTGGACATCGTGATCTCATTCCCCTTCAGCCTATGATTGACCGTTCTGTACCTGGAGAAGTCATTGAACTTACATCAGGTCGTTATTCTGGACCCGTGACGATTGACAAAAACATCACCATTCAGGGTGATCCTACGGTCATAGTTGTTAATGCGGAAGCCACCTCTACGATAATGATTCGCTCGGATGGAGTGAAATTGAGCGGTTTTACAATTGAACATGATAGCAATGAACAGACTGCAGCGATTCAGGTTGAAGGGAAAAACAGTGAAATCACGGATCTGCATATTCAGACCCAGGGGTATGGGATGATCATCCGGAATTCGAGTCATGCAACGATTCAGCGGAACAACATTACTTGGATTGGGGCTGATTCTGCTTCCAGTGGCCAGAAGGGCAATGGCATTGATCTGTACAACTCCCATGATAGCTACATTGAAGCCAATGAGATCACCAGCATGAGGGATGGAATCTATCTGGAGAACAGTCGCAAGTCTATCGTTCAAAATAACAGGTTGTTACATACAAGGTATGGCATCCACTGTATGTACATTGACGGCTCTACTGTCATGGACAATACCGGAGAGGAGAACATGACAGGTGCCATGATCATGGGCGTCAAGAATACGGTCATATCGGGCAATTCTTTTCGCAAACAAAGTACCAATGTTCATTCCCAAGGGATTCTGTTGTATGACGTACATCAATCCTCTGTTCACAACAATGTAGTGGAAGGCAATCGTGTCGGCATGAATATTGCAGAGTCATCGGGCAATGAGATCCGTGGCAATGCGGTGCTTCGGAATTTTGTTGGCATCCAGCTGGTTCTGGCAGAAGCTAATGAGTTTACACGTAACCGATTGGTGTCTAATGTCATTGAGGCTTCCGCGCTGGATAGTCCGAATAATGTCCTGATGGAGAATTATTGGGACTCCTTTCAGGGGCTTGATCTGAATCAGGATGGAATCAGTGAAATTTCCTATGCCATCAATCCTTTTTATGAGCAACTGGTCAGTCGAAATTCTGCGTATCAGCTCTTTTTCCAATCACCGGGTATGGTCTTTCTGAGTGAATTGTTTACAGAAGGCAGAGAACAATGGACTACCGACAAATCGCCACGAATGAGCATGGATACGGAATCTGATCTGCACATGTCAGTGGAAAGTGCTACAGGTTCCAAGATGGTGTGGATGTTCGGGTTAGTTCTGTTGGGTATGGCAACTTTTATAATCATCTATATGGGGGTATTACGAAGATGA
- the bshB2 gene encoding bacillithiol biosynthesis deacetylase BshB2, whose product MNTTHNEQEHERILVVYPHPDDEAFSVSGTLAKYIDGGAHVTYACLTLGEMGRNMGIPPFANRVTLPAIRKQELIEASEAIGIQDLRMLGFHDKMLEFEDPQLLEDTIMSLLKELNPTLVITFYPGYSVHPDHDATGAAVIRTIAKLPVDERPMVHCVAFANNQEQYIGKPDVFVDVSEFLDRKMASIRAHRSQFQAAELVGNRELNNEEIKKRFGRETFWTYPFE is encoded by the coding sequence ATGAATACTACACACAACGAGCAAGAGCATGAGCGCATCTTGGTGGTATATCCACATCCAGATGATGAAGCTTTCTCTGTATCGGGAACGTTAGCCAAATACATAGATGGCGGTGCCCATGTAACCTATGCTTGTCTAACACTTGGCGAGATGGGGCGCAATATGGGGATTCCTCCATTTGCCAACCGAGTGACATTGCCTGCCATCCGTAAACAGGAACTCATCGAAGCTTCTGAAGCGATTGGTATTCAGGACCTCAGGATGCTGGGTTTCCACGATAAAATGCTGGAGTTCGAAGACCCACAGTTACTGGAAGATACCATCATGTCGCTACTTAAAGAGTTGAACCCCACGCTGGTCATTACGTTCTATCCAGGGTACAGTGTTCATCCTGATCATGATGCAACAGGAGCCGCTGTTATACGTACAATCGCTAAACTTCCTGTGGATGAACGTCCGATGGTTCACTGCGTTGCGTTCGCTAATAATCAGGAACAGTACATTGGCAAACCGGATGTATTTGTTGACGTATCCGAATTTTTGGATCGAAAAATGGCATCCATTCGTGCCCATCGTTCACAATTCCAGGCAGCAGAGCTTGTAGGAAATCGTGAGCTGAATAATGAAGAAATCAAGAAACGTTTTGGCAGAGAAACATTTTGGACCTATCCATTTGAATAA
- a CDS encoding YojF family protein has protein sequence MQPIKPQDIQLRINNLADQDLYVHLELTSGAYAQHMDSTKHPASAFITNAAIRYTQGSISGTGPYRVGLKTTQGWLYAEGLTHIDEQEQERLILAGHDSQGKLVVALQLSREMF, from the coding sequence ATGCAACCGATTAAACCTCAAGATATTCAGCTCCGGATCAATAATCTTGCTGATCAGGACTTATACGTACATCTAGAACTTACGTCAGGTGCTTACGCACAACACATGGACAGTACAAAACATCCAGCATCGGCATTCATTACTAATGCGGCCATACGATATACGCAGGGGTCCATTTCAGGTACAGGTCCATACCGTGTTGGTCTAAAAACGACGCAGGGATGGCTTTACGCCGAAGGACTTACACATATTGATGAGCAGGAACAAGAAAGACTGATTCTCGCCGGTCACGACAGCCAAGGTAAACTAGTTGTGGCGTTACAATTAAGCCGAGAGATGTTCTGA
- a CDS encoding DUF817 domain-containing protein has translation MKSLIQLLHFGYHQAMSCIFPVAIFGTLALSSVIPIPFLHRYDAILLVLLAVQYLMYRSGLETKDEIKVICVFHIIGLVLEIYKVWMGSWSYPEQAYSKILGVPLYSGFMYASVASFMCQVWRRLRMDMTGWPGFAPSMLLGAAIYINFFTHHFIPDFRWWLTALVFMVFWKTWIIYRVRATTYRMPLSLAFIIVGFFIWTAENIATFFNAWKYPDQHDAWQLVSFSKISSWFLLVIISVIIVAQLKYVKANRTAGDSKSS, from the coding sequence TTGAAATCTCTAATACAACTACTTCATTTTGGCTATCATCAGGCCATGAGCTGCATATTTCCCGTAGCGATCTTTGGAACACTGGCCTTGTCCAGCGTAATTCCTATTCCTTTCCTTCATCGATATGATGCCATTCTGCTCGTATTGCTTGCTGTGCAGTACCTGATGTATCGAAGCGGCTTGGAAACCAAGGATGAAATCAAGGTCATCTGTGTATTTCACATTATTGGCCTCGTATTGGAAATCTATAAAGTATGGATGGGATCATGGTCATACCCTGAGCAAGCATACAGCAAAATCCTGGGTGTCCCTCTTTATAGCGGATTCATGTATGCAAGTGTAGCCAGTTTTATGTGTCAGGTGTGGCGAAGACTGCGCATGGACATGACCGGATGGCCTGGTTTTGCACCTTCGATGCTGCTCGGTGCAGCCATCTATATTAACTTTTTCACTCATCATTTTATTCCCGATTTTCGCTGGTGGCTGACGGCGCTTGTATTTATGGTCTTCTGGAAAACCTGGATTATTTACCGGGTACGAGCAACGACCTATCGAATGCCCTTATCGCTTGCTTTTATCATTGTTGGTTTCTTCATTTGGACTGCAGAGAACATCGCTACATTCTTCAATGCCTGGAAATACCCTGATCAGCATGATGCCTGGCAACTGGTTAGCTTTAGCAAGATCAGTTCGTGGTTCCTGCTGGTCATCATCAGCGTCATCATCGTTGCTCAGCTCAAATATGTGAAGGCCAATCGAACCGCAGGTGATTCAAAGTCCAGTTAA